From the Lolium rigidum isolate FL_2022 chromosome 2, APGP_CSIRO_Lrig_0.1, whole genome shotgun sequence genome, one window contains:
- the LOC124690907 gene encoding disease resistance protein PIK5-NP-like, which yields MEKSPVTAATGALGPVIAKLAALLGREYKLRWRTRRDIKFIKSKLKSVHSLLWTICERELLDAASKELKMEALDLADDMEDAIDDFIVSMERSRSSKPFVQTKGKASPLQDFKKRVTAVSERCSGMWKKISSSPSRPTPRARPFVRKEASELVPMDRQMDVLIRVLVGTEDSILVEPKLKMASILGTAGMGKTTLADLIYQAIGNRFQARAFVSVTPGGNITEVLARILEEVADENTAPFPDTEAAFSIKDP from the exons ATGGAGAAATCTCCCGTGACCGCAGCCACGGGGGCCTTGGGGCCCGTCATAGCTAAGCTGGCTGCTCTTCTGGGCAGGGAATACAAGCTTCGATGGCGGACTCGGAGGGACATCAAGTTCATCAAATCCAAGCTCAAGTCCGTGCACTCTCTCCTTTGGACGATATGTGAGAGGGAGCTTCTTGATGCGGCATCCAAGGAGTTGAAGATGGAGGCTTTGGATCTTGCCGACGACATGGAGGACGCTATTGACGACTTCATCGTCAGTATGGAGCGCAGCCGCAGCAGCAAGCCCTTTGTACAGACGAAGGGCAAGGCAAGTCCTTTACAAGATTTCAAGAAAAGAGTGACTGCTGTGTCGGAGAGGTGCAGCGGCATGTGGAAGAAGATCTCCTCTAGCCCCAGCAGGCCGACACCTCGAGCTCGCCCCTTTGTCCGCAAGGAGGCATCAGAGCTTGTGCCCATGGACAGACAGATGGATGTGCTCATCCGAGTCCTGGTAGGAACAGAGGATAGCATATTGGTGGAGCCAAAGCTCAAAATGGCATCCATTCTTGGAACGGCTGGTATGGGCAAAACGACCCTAGCCGACTTAATATATCAGGCGATTGGAAATAGGTTCCAGGCCCGGGCTTTTGTGTCAGTCACACCAGGTGGTAACATCACGGAGGTTCTCGCAAGAATTCTCGAAGAAGTAGCAGATGAAAATACGGCGCCGTTTCCTGATACCGAAGcagctttttcgataaaggat ccatag